A single region of the bacterium genome encodes:
- a CDS encoding tetratricopeptide repeat protein, giving the protein MAKVLQTPAEDLRPALDELVSAGLVELSGQDSPYWKWKDPAAAEAEVAAMGAEERRDLHRRLYDFIAAQGDSDSFAGLLAEHAGPAGLRAEAFRWNMRAGEISAAAGNFAGAARYYRRALDFAAEPGQEASTYLQLANLECHLGRFAAAEQPYREALARLNGETNPAAWLRAVQSLAAALVEQGRYAEALNELQKVRARIPDFGSGLERNVILLHLAQVYIGMGMMREADAALQEVGDMSAREEFASLAPYQQLLSGKLEVIQGRLAPAFRIFEEAARGFEIQGDLAGKLEVLLSISAPLMEHYLLKEAQALLDQLSSWEELKDFPALDHSVKLRRLSLGTFLGKWDPKDLDLLSQDSAEIGRVEDWLTFWFHLSLAARRLKESKSAETFLRKAKAVLDRISQGLEPGQRESFLRRPDIARILRLSERDLSQPVTPKVRARRSLPSSGPAEAATLAPPLTNPKK; this is encoded by the coding sequence TTGGCGAAGGTCCTTCAAACCCCGGCCGAAGATCTGCGGCCGGCGCTGGATGAGCTGGTTTCGGCCGGGCTGGTCGAGCTCAGTGGCCAAGATTCGCCCTACTGGAAGTGGAAGGATCCGGCCGCCGCCGAAGCCGAGGTGGCGGCGATGGGCGCCGAGGAGCGGCGTGACTTGCACCGGCGGCTCTACGATTTCATCGCCGCCCAGGGCGACTCCGATTCTTTCGCCGGCCTTCTCGCCGAGCATGCCGGTCCGGCCGGATTGCGCGCCGAGGCCTTCCGCTGGAACATGCGGGCCGGCGAAATTTCGGCCGCCGCGGGGAACTTTGCCGGCGCCGCCCGCTACTACCGCCGGGCCTTGGATTTCGCCGCCGAGCCGGGACAGGAAGCTTCGACTTATCTCCAGCTCGCCAACCTCGAATGCCATCTCGGCCGCTTCGCCGCCGCCGAGCAACCTTACCGCGAGGCTCTGGCTCGCTTGAACGGCGAGACCAACCCGGCGGCTTGGCTTCGTGCGGTCCAAAGCTTGGCTGCCGCCCTGGTCGAACAGGGCCGCTACGCCGAGGCCTTGAACGAGCTGCAAAAGGTTCGGGCTCGGATCCCCGATTTCGGCTCCGGCCTCGAGCGCAACGTGATCCTCCTGCACTTGGCCCAGGTCTACATCGGCATGGGCATGATGCGGGAGGCCGATGCCGCGTTGCAGGAAGTCGGGGACATGTCGGCCCGCGAGGAGTTCGCTTCCCTGGCGCCGTACCAGCAGCTTCTTTCGGGCAAGCTCGAGGTCATTCAGGGGCGCTTGGCCCCGGCTTTTCGGATCTTTGAGGAAGCGGCCCGAGGATTTGAAATCCAAGGCGACCTCGCCGGCAAGCTGGAGGTCCTGCTTTCGATCAGCGCGCCGCTGATGGAACATTATCTTTTGAAGGAGGCCCAAGCCCTGCTCGATCAGCTCTCCTCATGGGAAGAGTTGAAAGATTTTCCGGCGCTGGATCATTCGGTCAAGCTTCGCCGGCTTTCGCTCGGAACTTTTTTGGGGAAATGGGATCCCAAGGACCTGGACCTGCTCTCGCAGGATTCGGCCGAGATCGGCCGGGTCGAGGATTGGCTGACTTTCTGGTTCCACTTGAGCCTGGCAGCCCGCCGCTTGAAGGAAAGCAAGTCGGCCGAGACTTTTCTTCGCAAAGCCAAAGCCGTCCTTGACCGAATCTCCCAAGGGCTGGAGCCGGGGCAGCGCGAAAGCTTCCTGCGCCGGCCTGACATCGCCCGGATCCTTCGCTTGTCCGAGCGCGATTTGTCTCAGCCGGTCACCCCGAAGGTCAGGGCCCGGCGCAGCCTGCCCTCGAGCGGGCCGGCCGAAGCCGCGACTTTAGCTCCGCCTTTGACGAACCCCAAGAAGTAA